The following coding sequences lie in one Apium graveolens cultivar Ventura chromosome 3, ASM990537v1, whole genome shotgun sequence genomic window:
- the LOC141711007 gene encoding uncharacterized protein LOC141711007, whose protein sequence is MSLLCENMNTTMNDVKLANLLASYKPGCHLVVYVKDERYHRFDNFGPEQAIPNAVLSAYHFRMGLSMHLHPFIVKVLERYNISLFQLTSNFYRMTMCIYIIYYTEFDVKLTADKLGYFYHFNPSGKNSSSYYLAGWGIHQGNCIDVNKKDTTVKTPLKGEALIRAKRTLSLSTTLGDGTSLLMDVNLKRCKFFPKGGPTGEADTSHIIEKTIGMYSNIK, encoded by the exons ATGAGCTTGCTTTGTGAAAACATGAACACAACTATGAATGATGTGAAACTGGCTAACCTTCTGGCCTCCTATAAACCTGGATGCCACCTGGTCGTATATGTGAAGGATGAACGGTACCACAGGTTCGATAATTTCGGTCCTGAGCAGGCCATCCCCAATGCTGTTTTGTCTGCCTATCATTTCAGAATGGGTTTATCCATGCATTTGCATCCTTTTATAGTCAAGGTTCTAGAGCGATACAATATTTCCCTTTTTCAACTTACCTCAAACTTTTATCGTATGACcatgtgtatatatatcatatactacACTGAGTTCGATGTCAAACTCACTGCTGACAAACTGGGATACTTCTATCATTTTAATCCATCAGGAAAGAACTCAAGTAGTTACTACCTTGCAGGATGGGGAATCCACCAAGGTAATTGTATTGATGTTAACAAAAAAG ATACTACTGTCAAGACACCCCTTAAAGGTGAAGCATTGATACGTGCCAAGCGTACTCTTTCCCTTTCAACTACTTTAGGAGATGGCACAAGTTTGTTAATGGATGTTAATTTGAAACGATGTAAATTTTTTCCAAAAGGAGGTCCGACAGGTGAAGCTGATACCTCTCATATCATAG AAAAGACTATAGGCATGTATTCCAacatcaaataa